In Fusobacterium sp. IOR10, a single window of DNA contains:
- the ftsZ gene encoding cell division protein FtsZ has protein sequence MADSIVRIKVLGAGGGGGNAINDMITAGVAGVEFIAANTDAQDLDKSLADVRIQLGEKLTRGLGAGSNPEVGKEAAEEDTEKLKQLLDETDMLFITAGMGGGTGTGSSPVIAKVAKELGILTVGVVTKPFGFEGGRRKGNAERGIEELRQYVDSLVVIPNDKLFELPDKTITLQNAFKEANNILKIGIKGVADLIIGNGLINLDFADVKTTMENSGVAVLGFGDGEGENRAMKATEKALMSPLLEKSISGASKILLNISGSGDLTLMEAQSIANIVREAAGKDADDVMFGVNIDNELKERIEVTIIANNFMDEVEKNEPFINVAKNTKDANGEADKGIESQQKQDIDLPPWIRSNK, from the coding sequence ATGGCGGATAGCATAGTAAGAATTAAAGTTCTTGGAGCAGGAGGCGGAGGCGGAAATGCAATAAACGATATGATTACAGCTGGAGTAGCAGGTGTAGAATTTATAGCAGCCAATACCGATGCACAAGATTTAGATAAATCTTTGGCAGATGTAAGAATTCAATTGGGAGAAAAATTAACTAGAGGATTAGGAGCAGGATCTAATCCAGAAGTGGGAAAAGAAGCAGCAGAAGAAGATACTGAAAAATTGAAGCAATTGTTAGATGAGACAGATATGCTATTTATAACTGCTGGAATGGGTGGAGGAACAGGAACAGGTTCATCACCAGTAATAGCTAAAGTGGCAAAAGAATTAGGGATTTTAACTGTTGGAGTAGTTACTAAACCTTTTGGATTTGAAGGTGGAAGAAGAAAAGGGAATGCAGAAAGAGGAATAGAAGAATTAAGACAATATGTTGATTCTTTGGTTGTTATTCCAAATGATAAATTATTTGAATTACCAGATAAAACAATAACATTACAAAATGCTTTTAAAGAGGCGAATAATATTTTAAAAATAGGGATTAAAGGAGTTGCAGATCTTATTATTGGAAACGGACTTATAAATCTTGATTTTGCAGATGTAAAAACAACAATGGAAAATTCAGGAGTAGCAGTTTTAGGATTTGGAGATGGAGAAGGTGAAAATAGAGCTATGAAGGCAACTGAAAAAGCTTTAATGTCTCCTTTGTTAGAAAAATCAATATCAGGAGCTAGTAAAATACTTTTAAATATTTCAGGATCAGGTGACTTAACATTGATGGAAGCTCAATCTATAGCAAATATAGTTAGAGAGGCAGCTGGTAAAGATGCAGACGACGTAATGTTTGGTGTTAATATTGATAATGAATTAAAAGAAAGAATAGAAGTAACTATAATTGCAAATAACTTTATGGATGAAGTTGAAAAAAATGAACCTTTTATAAATGTTGCTAAAAATACAAAAGATGCAAATGGAGAAGCTGATAAGGGGATAGAAAGTCAACAAAAACAAGATATAGATTTACCACCATGGATAAGAAGTAACAAATAA
- the rpsF gene encoding 30S ribosomal protein S6, with protein MRKYEIMYIINPTVLEEAREAVIAKVNEILTEAGAVIAKSEKWGERKLAYPIEKKKTGFYVLTTLEMDGTKLVDVERKLNITESVMRYILVKQD; from the coding sequence ATGAGAAAATATGAAATTATGTACATTATTAACCCAACTGTATTAGAAGAAGCAAGAGAAGCTGTAATAGCTAAAGTTAATGAAATATTGACAGAAGCAGGAGCAGTAATAGCTAAATCAGAAAAATGGGGAGAAAGAAAGTTAGCTTATCCTATTGAAAAAAAGAAAACAGGATTTTATGTACTAACTACTTTAGAAATGGACGGTACTAAATTAGTTGATGTAGAAAGAAAACTTAACATTACTGAATCAGTAATGAGATATATTCTAGTAAAGCAAGACTAA